The genomic region GACATGTCCGCCTTCGGAGAGCTTGTCAGCCGGCATGAAAAGCGGATCTACGCTTTGGTGTCGCGCATCCTTGGCGCGACGGCCTCGGCTGACGATGTGGACGATACGGTGCAGGACGTCTTCGTGCAGGCGTGGCGGGCATTGCCGCGCTTTCGCGGCGATTCGAAATTCTCCACCTGGCTCTATCGGATCGCGACAAATATGGCGATCAAACAGTGGCACCGTCGCAAGCGGCTGCGGCTGACGGTCGCCGACGAAGAACTTCCAGAGAACTTACGGGTATCCATGATGACCGATCCAAGCCCCAGCCCGGCGGATCACGCCGAAAGCCAGGCGCGCGACCGCGCTCTGCGCGCCTCCATCGATGCGCTGCCCGAAAAACAGCGCACCGTCGTCCTGCTCCATTATTTTGAAGATTATTCCTGTGAGGAAGTCGCGCAAGTGATCGGGTGCTCCGTCGGCACCGTCTGGTCTCGCCTGCACTATGCTTGCCGCAAACTGCGCGGCAACTTAGAGTGGCTCCAGCAAGCCTGACACTCGCCGGCATCGAAAGTAACGCCATAAGAGAGCGCCATCTTAATATTGTTATGCTGAAATCACGCTACTACGCCTGGTTGATTCCCTACGTCGAGGGAACGCTCGATCCCAACCGCTGTCACTTATTGGAAAAGCGAATGTCCGCCGATCCGAAGCTGGCGGCGGAAGCCGAAGCGCTCCGCCGCGTGACCTCGCACCTGCGCCGGTCCGCGTCCGCCGACCCGCCGCCCGCCGTCCCGCGCTCCGTGTGGCCGCGCGTTCAGGACCGTCTGAAGGCGCGAGGGCCGGCTCCGCTGATTTCGCCGCGTCTCGCCTGGGGCGGCGCGGCCGCCATCGCCATTGGCCTCGCCTTTGCGGTGAACCAGCATTCCGATATCCCGGACGACTACTACGCGCCGCCACTGGCCGTCTCCGAAGCGCTTCGCCGCCCCGGCGGCTCGCTCTCCGCTCTGACGCCGATGACTAACGGAACATTCAGCGGTCCGGCCGACACGTTGAATGCGATGGTGGCGAATACTCCATCTTCGGTGAAAGTCGGTTCCCGCATTGTCCCGGCGCCGAACGACGCGCCGCGGGCGTCCACTCCGCCCCAGCTGGCGAAGGCGACGCCGGCGGATGGACTCGAACCGCTGCCTGCCCGCTTCACCGGTCGCCTTGTCGGCCCGGAAACAGCCGCCTGGTCGGACGGATCGGGAGCGCGCGTTCAGATGGCGTCGATGATCTCGGCTTCCGAGGCGCCCAGCCTTTCGGAACCTGCGCTGCCCAAGTTCCGAAAAACGCATGTCGCTTTTGCCAATAAGGGGAATGCTATCCCGGCGACCGACAGCGCCTCGACCAGCGAAAATCTGATTGCGACGCCGTCCGCGACGGCGAATCCTGTTCCCGTCGTCGCCTTGCCCGCCGCACCGAGCGTCAGCATCCTGGCGCTGCATACCGCCCATCCGCTTGTCGCCAGCGGCGC from Capsulimonas corticalis harbors:
- a CDS encoding RNA polymerase sigma factor; translation: MEPTIAPCVARRSAGSEDIDAALAMRCRDGDMSAFGELVSRHEKRIYALVSRILGATASADDVDDTVQDVFVQAWRALPRFRGDSKFSTWLYRIATNMAIKQWHRRKRLRLTVADEELPENLRVSMMTDPSPSPADHAESQARDRALRASIDALPEKQRTVVLLHYFEDYSCEEVAQVIGCSVGTVWSRLHYACRKLRGNLEWLQQA